The proteins below are encoded in one region of Hordeum vulgare subsp. vulgare chromosome 3H, MorexV3_pseudomolecules_assembly, whole genome shotgun sequence:
- the LOC123445337 gene encoding probable cinnamyl alcohol dehydrogenase 1 — MAAESGTESGNCSAWAAKDPSGLLSPHTFNRRTVRHDDVSLRITHCGVCYADVIWTKNRHNDSVYPLVPGHEIAGVVTEVGSDVKGFKLGDHVAVGTYVNSCRDCDNCNSFLENHCSKFVFTFNGVDTDGTVTKGGYSSHVVVHERYCYKIPDGYPLEKAAPLVCAGITVYTPMTRHNMNQPGKSLGVVGLGGLGHMAVKFGKAFGLKVTVLSTSESKRDEAINLLGADNFVVSSDKKQMESLKSSLDFIVDTASGDHPFDPYLALLKVGGLMALVGFPGEIRVHPATLNLGARTLSGSVTGGTKDTQEMINFCAANKIYPDIELIKIDYINQALERLVNRDVRYRFVIDIESSLK, encoded by the exons ATGGCTGCTGAATCCGGGACAGAGAGTGGCAACTGCAGTGCTTGGGCAGCAAAAGATCCTTCTGGACTACTCTCCCCGCACACTTTCAACCGTAG GACTGTACGACATGATGATGTTTCTTTGAGGATCACACATTGTGGTGTCTGTTATGCCGATGTTATCTGGACAAAAAATAGGCACAATGACTCGGTGTACCCTTTAGTCCCTGG GCATGAGATTGCTGGAGTTGTAACCGAGGTTGGTTCAGACGTCAAGGGCTTCAAGCTGGGTGACCATGTGGCTGTGGGGACATATGTCAACTCATGCCGTGACTGTGACAACTGCAATAGCTTCCTCGAGAACCACTGCTCAAAATTTGTTTTCACTTTCAATGGTGTTGATACGGATGGTACTGTCACAAAGGGAGGATATTCCAGTCACGTTGTAGTTCATGAACG GTACTGCTATAAAATACCTGATGGCTACCCACTGGAAAAGGCCGCACCTTTAGTTTGTGCTGGAATCACTGTGTACACTCCGATGACGCGACATAACATGAACCAGCCAGGGAAGTCACTTGGTGTTGTCGGTCTTGGTGGGTTGGGTCACATGGCAGTGAAATTTGGGAAAGCCTTTGGACTGAAGGTGACTGTTTTGAGTACAAGTGAATCGAAAAGAGATGAAGCAATCAACCTTCTTGGTGCAGATAATTTTGTGGTTTCATCAGATAAAAAACAGATGGAG TCCCTGAAAAGTTCCCTGGACTTCATTGTCGATACTGCCTCTGGTGACCACCCATTTGACCCGTATCTTGCGCTTCTGAAAGTTGGTGGCCTGATGGCACTAGTTGGCTTCCCTGGAGAAATCAGAGTGCATCCAGCAACACTTAATCTGG GTGCACGGACTTTATCTGGGAGTGTAACCGGAGGCACGAAGGACACACAGGAGATGATAAACTTCTGTGCGGCAAACAAAATCTACCCAGACATTGAGTTGATAAAGATAGACTACATCAACCAGGCTCTCGAGAGGCTTGTCAACCGGGATGTGAGGTACCGGTTTGTAATCGACATAGAGAGCTCTTTAAAGTGA
- the LOC123445338 gene encoding putrescine hydroxycinnamoyltransferase 1-like, translated as MGVRRKVEVEVEVVESCMVTPSEETPSHGLWLSPLDLAIVNRGLIPTVYFYSSTSGVVDDDFFDVATLKAALAKALVPFYPLAGRIGVDGDGRAEVHCAGQGVLFVVARSGLTVNGLVGCQPSAELRSLFVPRYEDSPSIMCAIQVTFMGCGGVILGTALHHAAVDAASVFHFFKTWSAFSRDRDNGPRGAAAALELPCHDRALLRARAPPFVHPDAFTVFCPKLTLSAVPSGPVVSEIFAVSKDQVAALKRACTGGGDGGRVSTFVAVSAHVWRSMCAARRLPPDATTRLTFPANVRRVLRPPLPARYFGNAIITLGTAGKVRDIGSEELASVAGRISGAVRRMDDELVRSAIDYLEINGGKQPAGTLPETELRVFSWLGMPMYDADFGWGKPLAMHRAVEERGGIVYLMDGLSGGVRVLVSAEAAVLDDFRRLLYAII; from the coding sequence ATGGGTGTACGTCgcaaggtggaggtggaggtggaggtggtggagtCCTGCATGGTGACGCCCAGCGAGGAGACTCCTAGCCATGGCCTCTGGCTCTCCCCGCTCGACCTCGCCATTGTCAATAGAGGCCTCATCCCCACCGTCTACTTCTACAGCTCCACCTCCGGCGTCGTCGACGACGACTTCTTCGACGTGGCCACGCTCAAGGCGGCGCTGGCCAAGGCTCTCGTGCCCTTCTACCCTCTCGCCGGCCGTATCGGCGTGGACGGCGACGGCCGGGCAGAGGTGCACTGCGCCGGCCAGGGCGTGCTCTTCGTCGTCGCTCGCTCGGGCCTCACCGTCAACGGTCTCGTCGGTTGCCAGCCGTCGGCGGAACTAAGGAGCCTCTTTGTTCCCCGCTACGAGGACTCGCCGTCCATCATGTGCGCCATTCAGGTGACCTTCATGGGATGCGGTGGGGTCATCTTGGGGACGGCGCTGCACCACGCCGCCGTCGACGCCGCAAGCGTGTTCCACTTCTTCAAGACGTGGTCCGCCTTCTCCAGAGACCGTGATAATGGACCCaggggtgcggcggcggcgctcgagCTCCCGTGCCACGACCGTGCCCTCCTCCGCGCGCGCGCACCACCCTTCGTCCACCCGGACGCTTTCACCGTGTTCTGCCCGAAGCTAACCCTATCAGCCGTGCCGTCGGGCCCCGTCGTCAGCGAGATTTTCGCCGTCTCCAAGGACCAGGTCGCCGCCCTCAAGCGTGCATgcaccggcggcggcgacggcggccgaGTGAGCACGTTCGTCGCCGTGAGCGCCCACGTTTGGCGGTCCATGTGCGCCGCGCGCCGGCTGCCACCGGACGCTACGACGCGGCTCACCTTCCCGGCAAACGTCCGGCGCGTCCTGAGGCCGCCGCTGCCCGCCCGCTACTTCGGGAACGCGATCATCACCCTGGGCACCGCCGGCAAGGTGCGGGACATCGGGTCGGAGGAGCTGGCCTCCGTTGCCGGCCGGATCAGCGGCGCCGTCCGCCGGATGGACGACGAGCTGGTGCGCTCGGCGATCGACTACCTGGAGATTAACGGCGGCAAGCAGCcggccggcaccctgccggagactGAGCTGAGGGTGTTCAGCTGGCTGGGCATGCCGATGTACGACGCGGATTTCGGGTGGGGGAAGCCGCTCGCGATGCACCGCGCGGTGGAGGAGCGCGGCGGGATCGTCTACCTCATGGACGGCCTCAGCGGCGGCGTGCGCGTCCTCGTGTCTGCGGAGGCTGCTGTTCTCGACGACTTCCGGCGCTTGCTCTATGCCATTATATAG
- the LOC123440760 gene encoding probable cinnamyl alcohol dehydrogenase 1: protein MAAESESCNCSAWAAKDPSGVLSPHSFNRRAVRHDDVSLRITHCGVCFADVQWTRNLHHDSVYPLVPGHEIAGVVTEVGSDVKGFKLGDHVAVGTYINSCRDCDNCNSLLENHCSNFVFTFNGVDTDGTVTKGGYSTHIVVHERYCYKIPDGYPLEKAAPLACAGITVYTPMTRHNMNQPGKSLGVIGLGGLGHMAVKFGKAFGMNVTVLSTSESKRDEAINLLGADNFVVSSDKNQMESLKNSLDFIVDTASGDHPFDPYLALLKVRGLMALVGFPGEIRVHPATLNLGARTLSGSVVGGTNDTQEMINFCAANKIYPDVEVIKIDYINEALERLVNRDVKYRFVIDIESSFK from the exons ATGGCTGCTGAGTCCGAGAGCTGCAACTGCAGCGCCTGGGCAGCAAAAGATCCTTCCGGAGTACTCTCCCCTCACAGTTTCAACCGTAG GGCTGTGCGACATGACGATGTTTCTTTGAGGATCACACATTGCGGCGTCTGTTTTGCTGATGTTCAGTGGACAAGAAATTTGCACCATGACTCGGTGTACCCTTTAGTCCCTGG GCATGAGATTGCTGGAGTTGTAACCGAGGTCGGTTCAGACGTCAAAGGCTTCAAACTGGGTGACCATGTGGCTGTTGGGACATACATCAACTCATGCCGTGACTGTGACAACTGCAATAGCCTCCTCGAGAACCACTGCTCAAATTTTGTTTTCACTTTCAATGGTGTTGATACGGACGGTACTGTCACCAAGGGAGGATATTCCACTCACATTGTAGTTCATGAACG GTACTGCTATAAAATACCTGATGGCTACCCACTGGAAAAGGCGGCACCTTTAGCTTGTGCTGGAATCACTGTGTACACTCCGATGACGCGACATAACATGAACCAGCCGGGGAAGTCACTTGGTGTCATTGGTCTTGGTGGGTTGGGTCACATGGCAGTGAAATTTGGGAAAGCCTTTGGAATGAATGTGACAGTTTTGAGTACAAGTGAATCGAAAAGAGATGAAGCTATCAACCTTCTTGGCGCAGATAATTTTGTGGTGTCATCAGATAAAAACCAGATGGAG TCCCTGAAAAATTCTCTGGACTTCATTGTCGATACTGCCTCCGGTGACCACCCATTTGACCCTTATCTCGCGCTTCTGAAAGTTCGTGGCCTAATGGCACTAGTTGGCTTTCCTGGAGAAATCAGAGTGCATCCTGCAACACTTAATCTGG GTGCACGGACTCTATCTGGCAGTGTAGTCGGAGGCACGAATGACACCCAGGAGATGATAAACTTCTGTGCGGCCAACAAAATATACCCAGATGTTGAGGTGATAAAGATAGACTACATCAACGAGGCTCTCGAGAGGCTTGTCAACCGGGATGTCAAGTACCGGTTTGTAATCGACATAGAGAGCTCTTTCAAGTAA
- the LOC123440761 gene encoding chitinase CLP-like: MQARDMSQRRRGAAAALLALVVLLGSTSPPNAAAQPSSWSPLVARVNKDASTSLYTTAIKDGGVPLLLLDLAGPMIWIANCPCRHRAIECSSNDCLGISNMFAPDICAGAEWPVQVQGRCICTAMPYNPVDGRCVAAQATTISVAANATDGRNPLFPVSFPVVGSCAPGELLASLPAGVAGVAGLARLPNSLPLQVANWFRLKQEFALCLPRGGDGVAIFGGGPFQILAAPTVEELADNLRKNPLPFLFNPKNRIVMPNFDAHCAC, from the coding sequence ATGCAAGCTCGTGACATGTCGCAGCGCCGCCGCGGCGCGGCCGCTGCGCTGCTGGCGCTGGTGGTGCTACTGGGGTCGACGTCGCCACCCAACGCAGCGGCTCAACCTAGCAGCTGGTCGCCCCTCGTGGCGCGCGTCAACAAGGACGCCTCCACCTCCCTCTACACCACCGCCATCAAGGACGGAGGGGTgccgctcctcctcctcgacctCGCCGGCCCAATGATCTGGATCGCCAACTGCCCCTGTAGGCACCGGGCCATCGAGTGCAGCTCTAACGACTGCCTTGGCATCAGCAATATGTTCGCCCCGGATATCTGCGCTGGTGCAGAATGGCCGGTGCAGGTGCAGGGGCGGTGCATCTGCACCGCCATGCCGTACAACCCGGTCGACGGGCGCTGCGTCGCCGCCCAAGCCACCACCATCTCGGTCGCCGCGAACGCCACTGACGGCAGGAACCCACTCTTCCCGGTCTCCTTCCCCGTCGTCGGCTCGTGCGCGCCGGGGGAGTTGTTGGCATCGCTCCCGGCGGGCGTGGCCGGCGTCGCGGGGCTCGCGAGGCTGCCTAACTCTCtgccgttgcaggtcgccaactggTTCCGCCTGAAGCAAGAGTTCGCGCTGTGCCTGCCCAGGGGCGGGGACGGCGTGGCCATCTTCGGCGGCGGCCCGTTCCAGATCCTGGCCGCGCCAACGGTGGAGGAGCTCGCCGACAATCTCCGCAAGAACCCTCTCCCGTTCCTCTTTAACCCCAAAAACCGCATTGTGATGCCTAATTTTGATGCACATTGTGCTTGCTGA